A single genomic interval of Methanocella sp. harbors:
- a CDS encoding carboxypeptidase regulatory-like domain-containing protein, translated as MSSIGSRSLAFTLACAVLFTVAAPLAFAEEKTIAPTGSDISVIMGATGSGVARASVYLDGTLAGTTDSKGNFTFTTAPAAGTHTVTVSAKGIKNATASTDFATKPVVIKAEAGKGKSLSIHVTDAKSKMGLADAKIVNGKYVVGSTDASGDLKMADFPMGIYLVKIQKDGYRTTTTLLIVLSNRTSSYALSPTA; from the coding sequence ATGTCTTCCATCGGATCAAGATCACTGGCTTTCACGCTGGCCTGCGCCGTGCTGTTCACGGTGGCGGCCCCGCTGGCTTTCGCAGAGGAAAAGACCATTGCCCCGACAGGGTCTGACATATCGGTCATTATGGGGGCGACCGGCAGCGGTGTCGCCCGGGCAAGCGTCTATCTGGACGGCACGCTGGCGGGCACGACGGACTCGAAGGGCAACTTTACCTTCACGACAGCCCCGGCAGCGGGCACGCATACGGTGACGGTCTCGGCAAAAGGCATTAAGAACGCGACCGCCAGCACCGACTTCGCCACGAAGCCCGTCGTCATCAAGGCCGAGGCCGGGAAAGGTAAGAGCCTGAGTATCCACGTCACGGACGCGAAAAGCAAGATGGGCCTGGCGGACGCGAAGATCGTCAACGGCAAATACGTCGTCGGCAGTACCGATGCGAGCGGTGACCTGAAGATGGCCGACTTCCCGATGGGCATTTACCTGGTCAAGATACAGAAGGACGGCTACAGGACTACCACGACGCTGTTAATCGTCTTATCGAACCGTACGAGCAGCTACGCGTTGAGCCCGACGGCTTAA